GAAAGGCAAGTTTGAATGATTTCTCGTGGCTGAATGAGGAACGAGTCTCCTGGCGGCTTTCCAATCCAATCCGGGGAGCCCGATGACGGCGGCTCAGCCGTTTTATTCCTCCGCCGTCCCGTCCTCGCCGCTCTCCCGCTCCAGAGCCAGTTCCAGGCCGGACTGGACCGGGTTGCGGTCTTCCGGCTTCAGATAGCAGCCGATGGCCGGGATGTTTTTGGTGCGATAGTATTCGGGGTCGGTCAGCCGGACGGCGGCGAGCGGCTTGACCTCCGTCATGGTGCTGCCTTTCTTGCCCTTAAGGACCTGGACGCCTTGGGAGTCGCGGGTCGACTTGGGGTTGATGGCCACGGTATTGAAGATCAGCGCCTTGCCGATGCTGGAGTAGGCCATCAGCTCCAGGTCCTCCTTGGTGAAGAAGATATTCACCAGGCGGGAGAGGTCGGAGTAGGCGCCCAGCAGTTTCTTGCGGTTGGTCTTGGTGGCGTAGCCGGACAGGTCGATCTTGGCGATCTTGCCGTTCTCGAAACAGAAGATCAGATAGCCCTGATAATCGTCGGTGGCCGTCAGGAAGATGATCTTTTCGTCCGGCCCGAGGCCCAGGAGGTTGGGCAGATACTCACCGAGACTGGAGGCCTTGTGATCCTCCAGCTCGTAGATTTTCATTTTGTAGACGGTATATTGGTTGGAGAAGAGCAGCAGATCGGCCTTGTTGTGGCTCTCCACCTCCTGCAGGATGGCGTCGTCCTCCTTCAGCTTGTGCTCGGGATTGGCCCGCAGCGAGACCAGGGGCACCTTTTTCAGGTAATTCTGGCCGGTCAGGAAGAGCTTGAGGTTGTAATCCTCGATCAGATGCTCCTCGGTGATGGTTTCGACCTGTTCCTCCCGGATGATCTCGGTCCGGCGCGGCTGGCCGAATTTCTTGGCGATCTCGGTCAATTGCTTGATGATCAGCTGATAGAGCTTGAGTTCGCTTCCGTGCACCTCGCGCAGGTGGCGGATGTCCTTTTCCAGGTCGCTGATCTCGGCGACCCGGTTGAGAATATACTCCTTATTCAAATTGCGCAGCTTGATCTCGGCCACGAACTCCGCCTGGGGCTCGTCGATGCCGAAGCCCGTCATCAGGTTGGGAATGACCATGGCCTCTTCCTCGGTCTCGCGAATGATCCGGATTGCCTTGTCGATGTCCAGCAGGATCTCCTTGAGCCCCAGCAGCAGGTGGAGCTTGTCGGACTTCTTTTGAATGTCGAAGCTGAGCTGCCGTTTCAGGCAGTCGGTTCGGAAGGCCAGCCATTCGTCGAGAATGCTTTTG
This Hydrogenispora ethanolica DNA region includes the following protein-coding sequences:
- a CDS encoding DNA gyrase/topoisomerase IV subunit A codes for the protein MTPPNVNLPVEQPIVDTLEQNYMPYAMSVIISRAIPEIDGFKPSHRKLLYTMYKMGLLTGNRTKSANIVGQTMKLNPHGDQAIYETMVRLTRGNAALLHPFIDSKGNFGKQYSRDMRYAAPRYTEAKLDKVCEEIFRDLDKDTVDFVDNYDGSLQEPTLLPTTFPNILVNANQGIAVGMASNICSFNLREVCETTIAYINDTNHNVVQTLLAPDFASGGQLIYNEREIAEIYESGRGSFKLRARWRYDKANNCIEIFEIPYTTTTEAIIDAVIDLVKNGRIKEITDVRDETDLDGLKITFDVRKSTEPEALMNKLFKLTPLQDSFSCNFNLLVHGKPRVMGIKSILDEWLAFRTDCLKRQLSFDIQKKSDKLHLLLGLKEILLDIDKAIRIIRETEEEAMVIPNLMTGFGIDEPQAEFVAEIKLRNLNKEYILNRVAEISDLEKDIRHLREVHGSELKLYQLIIKQLTEIAKKFGQPRRTEIIREEQVETITEEHLIEDYNLKLFLTGQNYLKKVPLVSLRANPEHKLKEDDAILQEVESHNKADLLLFSNQYTVYKMKIYELEDHKASSLGEYLPNLLGLGPDEKIIFLTATDDYQGYLIFCFENGKIAKIDLSGYATKTNRKKLLGAYSDLSRLVNIFFTKEDLELMAYSSIGKALIFNTVAINPKSTRDSQGVQVLKGKKGSTMTEVKPLAAVRLTDPEYYRTKNIPAIGCYLKPEDRNPVQSGLELALERESGEDGTAEE